The DNA sequence TAGACCTTGTAGAACTTGGCGGCGGCGTTGTACTTCGCTCCCGGCCCCTGGTCGCCGAGCCCTGGCTGGTACGGCGCGGCCGTCGTGATCAGGGCCACGCGCGCCTTCGCCAGAGACATGGTGAGCGGCGTGAAGGGCACGTCGTCGAAGTGCGCCCAGCGATACGCGCCGTAGCCGAGCGCCAGGTAGTAGTCGCGCGTGCGCTGGATGTACTGGATCGGCACGTCGTGCTCAGCGGCGAATACCTTCGGATCTCCCATATGGGGCACTATAACTGGATTTCGAGCCAGGCGCGGTGGTTGATGCGGCCGGTCAGGCGTGAGAGCAGGTTGGTCAGGCGCATCTGCCAGCCGTACTTTGCCTGAAGCGCCGCGTAGGCGCGCTCGATCGAGCGGGGCTCCGTCAGGATGCGCGCGGTGGCCTCCCGCCACTCGCCACGAACCCGACCGCGCGCATCCGAAGGCGCGACCCGCGCCCGCTGGGAATGCCGCAGCCGCTTGACCTTGCCCGATTGCTCGGCGGTGAACACGTAGAGCCTGCCGTCGGCCGCGGCGAACCAGACAGGCGTCGCGACCTCGGCGCCGTTAAGGCGGTATGTGGCCAAGCTTATGTAGCGGGCCCGATCGAGTTCGGCGACGCCGGCTGCTACCATCGCGCCGATCGTGCCAGATCACCGGGGACAGGTCAAACCGGGGACGGGCACTTGATGCTATTCTCCCTGCCATGATCGAGGTTCGCCGCCTGGGGCCACAAATCGGCGCCGAGGTCCAGGGAATCGACGTCAAGACGCTCGACGACGGGGGCTTCGCCGTGATCTATCGGGCGTGGCTCGATAGCAACGTCCTCGTGGTTCGGGACCAGGACCTCCAGATCGAAGACTTCCTGCGCTACAGCCGCCGCTTCGGGCTCGTCCAGCCGCACCCGTCGAAGGCGACCCGCCACCCCACCTATCCCGAGATCACCCTGCTGGGCGTCAACAAGTTCGGGCCGGACGGCGCGCTCGACATGGCCATCTATCGACGCGGCGCCGAAGGATGGCACACCGACGGCGCGTACGATCAGGAGCCGTTCAAGGCGACCCAGCTCTATGCCCTCGCCGTTCCCAGCACCGGCGGCGACACGCACTTCGCCAGCATGTACGCGGCGTACGATGCGCTGCCGCAGGCGCTCCAGCGGCGTCTTGACGGCGTTCTGGGGGCCTTCACCTATGGCGGCCGCCGGAAGGCGACGGCGTTGCTGAACAAAGAGGACCGCGACTGGACGCCCGTCTTCCATCCGATCATCCGCACTCATCCCGAGACCGGGCGGAAGGGGCTCTACTTCGATCCCGGCAAGATCCTGCGCATCGAGGGTCTCGACGAGCGCGAGAGCGACGAGATGATCGAGGAGCTGACCGGCCGCATGATCCAACCCGACGCCGAGTACCGCCACAAATGGCGCAAGGGCGACATCGTCATCTGGGACAACCGCTGCTCGTACCACAGGGCGGCGGGCGACTACCCGCCCGAGGAAGACCGCATCCATTGGCGCGTCTCGATCAAGGAGCACGCCGCCGCGGGCAGGGTCGCCGCCAAGTAGCATGCGCACGATCGACATTCACGCTCATGTCGTCCCCCAGTCGCTGTGGCGCGCCGCCGACGCCGGCGCTGCGTGGTACGGCTATCGGCACGAGCCGGGCGAGGGCATCGGCACCGTCGTGGGCAACGGCAAGCGCACCGGCTTCACCTCGCCCAAGGTGCGCTTCACGGCGGAAGAGCGGATGGAAGACATGGACGCGCAGGGCGTCGACGTCCAGGTCATCTCGATCCACACGCCGTTCTTCGGCTACCACCTCGACCCCGCGCAGGGCCGGCAGCTCGCGCGGGAGGTCAACGACGAGATCGCGGGCATGACGCGCCGGTGGCCCCGGCGCTTCGCCGGCCTCGCCACGCTGCCGGTGCAGGACGTCAAGGCGGCGATCAACGAGTTGGAGCGCGCGGTGACCGTCCTCGGCCTCAAGGGCGCCGAGCTCGACACGCAGGTAAACGGCCTACAGTGGGACGAGCCGAAGTTCCTGCCGTTCTTCAAGGCCGCCGAGGCGATGGGCGCCGTGCTCTTCTTCCACCCGCAGCCGCAGCATAACTTCCTCATGGAGAGGACCCCGCGCGACGGCCTCTTCAACAGCCTCGGTGTCATCCTCGACGACGCGATCGTCGTCGCGATCCTGATCGCGGGCGGCGTCCTCGAAGCGTGTCCCAATCTCCGCGTCTGCATCGCCCACGGCGGCGGCCCGGCGTGCTACGCGATGGGACGCCTCGACCGCGGCTGGCAGGGCCGCCCCGAGGCTCGCCGCATCCCCCAGCCGCCGAGCGCCTACCAGCGGCGCCTCTACTACGACTGCGTCACGGGCAGCGAGGCCGCGCTGCGCTTCCTGCTCGACCAGGTCGGCGCCGACCGGGTGGTGCTCGGCAGCGACTGGCCGTTCGTTCCGTGGCATCCTTCTCCCGTCGCCTGGGTCAAGGGGCTCGAGAGCCTGACCCAGGACGAGAAGGAGCGCATCCTCTGGCGAAACCTCGAGGCCCTGCTGGGCATGCAGGAGGACTCTCATGGCTGACATGAAGGTGATTCGTCTCGCCGACACCGAGATCGTCAAGTTCGGTCCGGACGCCGTCTACCAGCTCATCCTCGGCGACGATGCGGGCACGACGCCGATACGAACCGGTATTCAGACGTCCCAGCCCGGGTATGTCGCGCCGGTGCATTCGCACCCCTACATGGAAGTCCTGCACGTCCTCGACGGCTCCGCCGAGGCCTGGATGGATGGCCGGGAGGATGACAAGGTCCGGCTGGAAAAGGGCGACACCATCGCGCTGCCTCCGAACGTCCCGCACAGCTTCCGCGTCGTCGGCGATCAGGTGCTGAGGCTCCTGGGCACCCACGTGTCACCCAGGCGGATCGTGGAGTACAAGGACGGCCGTGCGACCGATGCAAGGGGCTACCAGACCCTCGACGGCTGAGGGCTCGGGTCAGGCAAGCCCCCAACTCTTCACCCGTTCAGGCGCGATCCTGAACATCACGCGGTTCGCAGGCATCGCCCGACCACCCCACAGGGTCGCCAGGCGGGGGTATTTCTCGTGGAAGCGCTCGATGAGGGCGCGCCGCTCGGGGCCGTCGGCCAGAAACTCCGCGCGCCCGAGGACGGTCACGCCGCGTATGTCCCCGCCCCCACCGCCGGCCTCGGCCACCACGCAGACCCGAGGGTCACGGCGCAGGTTGCGGACCTTCTGTGTGCCCTCGACGCTGATCATGGTCACGGTCGCCGCGTCGTGGAGGAACCACATCGGCATCGCGAGCGGCGCGCCGTCTGCCCGCACAGTGGCGAGCAGCGCGATCTGCTTGGTCCCGAGGAATGTCTGGATGGCCGGATCGTCGAGGCTCATACGGCGAGCCAGCCGCCGTCGACGACCAGCTCCGTGCCGGTGATGTACGAGGCCTCGTCAGAGGCCAGGAAGAGCACGGCGTACGCGACTTCCTCCACGCGGCCCGGGCGCCGCATGGGCACGCCCGCGAGCATCTTCTCGCGGAACGCGGGATCGGCGGTGGCCTTGGACGTGCGCATCGCCGGCATGACGCCCGGATGCACCGAGTTCACGCGGATGCCGCTCCGGGCGTACTGCACCGCGGCCGACTTGGTCATGAGCCGCACGGCGCCTTTCGAGGCGTTGTAGGCCATGTGTATCCCCTTCTGGCCCACGAAGCCGGAGACCGACGAGATGTTCACGATGGCGCCGCCGCCGGCCTTTTCCATCACCGGAATCGCGTGCTTCATTCCGAGAAAGACGCCCTTGGCATTGACCTCCATGAGCCGGTCCCAGGCAGAGGTGCTCAGGGGGTCCGGATCGAAGGTCCCGCTGATGCCGGCATTGTTGACCAAGACGTCGAGCTTGCCGAACTGCGAGAGCGTGGCCGCGATCGCCTCCTGCCAGGCCGGCTCGCTCGTCACGTCCAGGCGGACGAAGCGACCCATCCCGCCCAGGCCGTCCGCGACCTGCCGCCCTTCCGCCTCGAGCACATCGGCCACAACCACCTTCGCCCCTTCTTTGGCAAAGATGACGGCCTCGCTCTGGCCCATGCCGCTGGCCCCGCCCGTGATCAGCGCGACTTTTCCTCCGAGTCTCATAGCGTTTCCCTTTCCGTGGTCAGAGCGCCCGGCAGGCGAGCCTAGGGCGCGGGATGCGGCATGTCCGGCTGGACCGCCTCTTCGAGCGTGAGCGGCGTCACCTTCAGGAACGGCTCGCGGCGGATCGCGCAGTCCTCGAGGTCGCAGACTGCGCAGTAGGTCCGGTGGCAGGGGTCGGTGTGGAAGACCATCTCCCCCTCGACGCCTAGGTCACGGATCACGCGGGCGGCCACGTCCTCCGAGACCTCGTGGGCCCGCTCCACGCTCCAGAACTCCGGCACCACCAGG is a window from the Candidatus Methylomirabilota bacterium genome containing:
- a CDS encoding TIGR03618 family F420-dependent PPOX class oxidoreductase — encoded protein: MSLDDPAIQTFLGTKQIALLATVRADGAPLAMPMWFLHDAATVTMISVEGTQKVRNLRRDPRVCVVAEAGGGGGDIRGVTVLGRAEFLADGPERRALIERFHEKYPRLATLWGGRAMPANRVMFRIAPERVKSWGLA
- a CDS encoding glucose 1-dehydrogenase; translation: MRLGGKVALITGGASGMGQSEAVIFAKEGAKVVVADVLEAEGRQVADGLGGMGRFVRLDVTSEPAWQEAIAATLSQFGKLDVLVNNAGISGTFDPDPLSTSAWDRLMEVNAKGVFLGMKHAIPVMEKAGGGAIVNISSVSGFVGQKGIHMAYNASKGAVRLMTKSAAVQYARSGIRVNSVHPGVMPAMRTSKATADPAFREKMLAGVPMRRPGRVEEVAYAVLFLASDEASYITGTELVVDGGWLAV
- a CDS encoding TauD/TfdA family dioxygenase, which gives rise to MIEVRRLGPQIGAEVQGIDVKTLDDGGFAVIYRAWLDSNVLVVRDQDLQIEDFLRYSRRFGLVQPHPSKATRHPTYPEITLLGVNKFGPDGALDMAIYRRGAEGWHTDGAYDQEPFKATQLYALAVPSTGGDTHFASMYAAYDALPQALQRRLDGVLGAFTYGGRRKATALLNKEDRDWTPVFHPIIRTHPETGRKGLYFDPGKILRIEGLDERESDEMIEELTGRMIQPDAEYRHKWRKGDIVIWDNRCSYHRAAGDYPPEEDRIHWRVSIKEHAAAGRVAAK
- a CDS encoding amidohydrolase family protein, with translation MRTIDIHAHVVPQSLWRAADAGAAWYGYRHEPGEGIGTVVGNGKRTGFTSPKVRFTAEERMEDMDAQGVDVQVISIHTPFFGYHLDPAQGRQLAREVNDEIAGMTRRWPRRFAGLATLPVQDVKAAINELERAVTVLGLKGAELDTQVNGLQWDEPKFLPFFKAAEAMGAVLFFHPQPQHNFLMERTPRDGLFNSLGVILDDAIVVAILIAGGVLEACPNLRVCIAHGGGPACYAMGRLDRGWQGRPEARRIPQPPSAYQRRLYYDCVTGSEAALRFLLDQVGADRVVLGSDWPFVPWHPSPVAWVKGLESLTQDEKERILWRNLEALLGMQEDSHG
- a CDS encoding PPOX class F420-dependent oxidoreductase, coding for MVAAGVAELDRARYISLATYRLNGAEVATPVWFAAADGRLYVFTAEQSGKVKRLRHSQRARVAPSDARGRVRGEWREATARILTEPRSIERAYAALQAKYGWQMRLTNLLSRLTGRINHRAWLEIQL
- a CDS encoding cupin domain-containing protein, yielding MADMKVIRLADTEIVKFGPDAVYQLILGDDAGTTPIRTGIQTSQPGYVAPVHSHPYMEVLHVLDGSAEAWMDGREDDKVRLEKGDTIALPPNVPHSFRVVGDQVLRLLGTHVSPRRIVEYKDGRATDARGYQTLDG